In the genome of Microtus ochrogaster isolate Prairie Vole_2 chromosome 14 unlocalized genomic scaffold, MicOch1.0 chr14_random_1, whole genome shotgun sequence, the window NNNNNNNNNNNNNNNNNNNNNNNNNNNNNNNNNNNNNNNNNNNNNNNNNNNNNNNNNNNNNNNNNNNNNNNNNNNNNNNNNNNNNNNNNNNNNNNNNNNNNNNNNNNNNNNNNNNNNNNNNNNNNNNNNNNNNNNNNNNNNNNNNNNNNNNNNNNNNNNNNNNNNNNNNNNNNNNNNNNNNNNNNNNNNNNNNNNNNNNNNNNNNNNNNNNNNNNNNNNNNNNNNNNNNNNNNNNNNNNNNNNNNNNNNNNNNNNNNNNNNNNNNNNNNNNNNNNNNNNNNNNNNNNNNNNNNNNNNNNNNNNNNNNNNNNNNNNNNNNNNNNNNNNNNNNNNNNNNNNNNNNNNNNNNNNNNNNNNNNNNNNNNNNNNNNNNNNNNNNNNNNNNNNNNNNNNNNNNNNNNNNNNNNNNNNNNNNNNNNNNNNNNNNNNNNNNNNNNNNNNNNNNNNNNNNNNNNNNNNNNNNNNNNNNNNNNNNNNNNNNNNNNNNNNNNNNNNNNNNNNNNNNNNNNNNNNNNNNNNNNNNNNNNNNNNNNNNNNNNNNNNNNNNNNNNNNNNNNNNNNNNNNNNNNNNNNNNNNNNNNNNNNNNNNNNNNNNNNNNNNNNNNNNNNNNNNNNNNNNNNNNNNNNNNNNNNNNNNNNNNNNNNNNNNNNNNNNNNNNNNNNNNNNNNNNNNNNNNNNNNNNNNNNNNNNNNNNNNNNNNNNNNNNNNNNNNNNNNNNNNNNNNNNNNNNNNNNNNNNNNNNNNNNNNNNNNNNNNNNNNNNNNNNNNNNNNNNNNNNNNNNNNNNNNNNNNNNNNNNNNNNNNNNNNNNNNNNNNNNNNNNNNNNNNNNNNNNNNNNNNNNNNNNNNNNNNNNNNNNNNNNNNNNNNNNNNNNNNNNNgggaggagggggaggaaaatgggaggctgggaggagggggaacttttttccttttctcaattaaaaaaaaaagactgataaAGACTTATCTTGAGCAACCTAGATCACCTGCCCTACTGAGAATAAAGATGTACACGTCTGCACATCTGGTTCATTCTCTTAGGGAGTCTCACATTCAAACCAGCTAGAACAGAGTCGGGCGGGCTCTTATTTGTcaggatgcacacacatgttaaaGCACGGGCTGATGGCCAGGAtacaggagccatttcccccccaCCTTACTGCTTTGAACCCACAGCTCACCTCCTAAAGACAGCCCAGTGGGGTCGTTTCTGCCCAGCACTGAACGGTATGACCATTTCTGTGAGACCCAATGATGACCTACTCTCTACTTAGGTGATCTCAGCAGAGCTGCCTGTGGGGCCAGACACCAACCCACCAGCACAACTTTgtgcagaaagaaaaagtagCCCCTCCTTCTCCTTATCCAGCAGAACCCAGATTCTGTTTTCAAAAAACTGCCTCTTGGGGGCCAGTGACTTAGCAGGTAAAAGAGCTTGGCTCCGAAGCTCCCAGCTCTCATGATAGATGAGAAGTCACTCTGAGTTCTCCTCTGACCCCTCACCTCCACACCGCatgcatgctacacacacacacacacacacacacacacacacacacacacacgcacacacactgatggggtgggagggggagagaaacacaaatgtaacttttttttgagacaggattttgctgtgtagtcctagctgtcctggaactcattatgtagatcaggctggcctcaaactcaaatctgcctgcctcctgagtgctgggattaaagacatatgccaccatgcctgacttagaaatttaaactttttaaaattaaaaagaaaaaacaacagctACTGTTGCTTGCCTCCTGCTACCACaccctgggggtggggtaagaTGGCGCAGACTCTGGGGAGTTAGGTCAGTAGCAAAGCAGAATTGTTTATTGTGGGTGTCAGGCAGACCTTTANNNNNNNNNNNNNNNNNNNNNNNNNNNNNNNNNNNNNNNNNNNNNNNNNNNNNNNNNNNNNNNNNNNNNNNNNNNNNNNNNNNNNNNNNNNNNNNNNNNNNNNNNNNNNNNNNNNNNNNNNNNNNNNNNNNNNNNNNGGGAAGTTACCAATGCACCTGCTGGACTGGCCTCGAGATTTTAGTCAGCTTCAGCCTCCTCCTATAAGCTATCTTTTCCCTTCCCCGCCCCCCAGACAAACTCTTTCCATTAAGTGTAGATACATGGCCCAAGACGCCAGTCAGACAGTCTTACACTGGAATCTAGATCTTGAAATAGACTTCTGGAATAGTAAAATTCCTAGCTTTTTGGAATTTTGGATGCATCTCACCCACACAAGACACACccacaaaaattgaaataacctaTTTTTTGTTGAAATGATTCAATTTCAGTTATTGTTCCTCTGAACTCATATGAAATATGCTGCTTTCCTCTTCCGCAAAAATCCTTTTGCGGAAATAGTCGTAAATGATAATTTGACTTTGTGGAGAGAGTGACCCAAAGATGTAAAGAGAAACACTGAGCCAGCAGAGGACACTGATAACCCAGGCTACAGGAGGTAGAAGTGCCCAGTGgtgctttctttctgttgctaCCTGAGCACATTGTATGGGCTGTCTGTCACCTTTCTGCTCATCACGCTCCTCCATCGGCTGAGATTTGATGTTCAGAACAGCATCATCATTGCATAGCTGTCTGAAATAATGAACCATACTTACGATTTGTCTAACAGATTACATAATCAAgagaattctctctctttttaacattttttttttcaagacagagttttgctatagctttggagcctatgctggaactagctcttgtagaccaggctggcctagaactcacagagatctgcctgcctctgcctccagagtgctgggattaattaacatccttttttttaaagaaacagtttttgaggttaataaagaaattcctTCTTCCCCAAAAGTCAGGCGGTGGCACTGAATACAGCTAAGATCCCAAGCTCAGGTGTGGTGACATCTACAGATCTTGTGAGCCACTCCAGCACATGCAGGGAAACGGCCTTCTCCTTCCCTAGGAAGGAGGCTTCCAAGGCTAGCGAGTAAAGCATAGGCTGCTGCTGTTCCTGAAAACATCTAATGAACATCTCAAATGCCAGCCCCACAATCTGCTCCACCGTGACCATCCTTCATGCATGCGCACGTGAAGGGTCTTCCTGCTAGGTGACATTTGAAGTGAACGCACCCCTGTGTCATATAGCACAGactgtttattatttcattatgtgGAGCAAAGTCAAGATAATTtgcttttctaagaaaaaaacgagagaaaataactttaataCAACATTATTATAGGCAATTACGTTTTTCTAATAAAAGTTAGGAAAGCCCATGCAAAATTTAGAGATGCGGAAAACCTCAAACTGTAGTCACTGGTACTTCTACAAAAAGAACAGActttttgtgtttccttcttcattttttttttttgttagtgttttgatttttcttttacttttctttcttttttttttttctttttttgaggcagtcttaTCTTACTATATAGTTCTGGGtgacctgaaattcactatgtagtcaggctggccttgaacttatggcaatccccctgcctctccagtgtcGAGATAATAGGCTTGAGCTGGGAGTACGGCTTCAGGGTACAGCACTTGCCTACAGACTGCTCAAGGATCTGGGTTTCATTCacagctttattttcttcttttccaacaaacaaacaaacaaacaacatcagTGATCCTGATTGACAGCTCACATCTGGAATACTCGCACACCAACTCAGGATCTGCAACAGCTATGAAAGTATTTTATGTGTGACAGAAGGATGAAAAGAATCCCCCTGGCTCGCTCACCCCTAAAGGTACTGACCGCACTTCTCAGCTATATTCTAGGAACCAGAGAGATATCCCTGAGGGTTGCCAAAAGCCCACTTAAGCAGAAATAGAAAGCCAGTCCTCCCAAGAGCAGAGGAAGATTTGTGTAACCTATGGGAATTGGATCTACAAACTTCACCCTTAAACGTCAAGTGGTTTTCCCTGGGTGCAGGGTGCTCCTCACACTGCTTAGTCCCTTCTTCTTATCCACGATAGTCAAGTGaactttattctttcccaaaaggctataatggaaaaaaataacagctttgGAGTACTGCAGCAGCCCAAGAAGATGGAGAACAGAGGCGCTTCGGAGCTCAGTGATGACTTAGAAACACAGCCTCCAGATGGCTGCCAGAACCGAGGTCCCCAGCAACGCAGTCTTCCCAGATAAGGAGGTTGCCTCACCTCTTGCATCTTCTTTGAGCTTTTTGTTACACATGTCCAGCTGGCAGCATCTGTACTGGACATTTAGGAGGTCTAATCGGCTCAAAATGAACATGGAATTGCAATCTGAATATTTCCAGCACTGCTGATAGATTTGCCTTCCTGtggagagacacacatacactaagaAGCCACGCAGGAGCAGTTCTGAGCCTGCCATTCTGTCTTGGAGCACAGTCTATGGAAGAGAGAGGTTTGGGTAGAAATAGGCATCCCAACTGGGGCGTAAAGGGAAACAAGAAAGTGATGGCACAAATGGAGAAGTCCCCATAAATCTAAAGTCTTGTCGGTCAGTGTgtgaatttggggggggggttataagcagttctatttctatttatgaGGGAAACTTAGTGATATTTACTAAGATTTTAAATGGGTGTTGCCTCTGGCCAATCAATTCTACCTTTACAGTGAAGGAAAAGAGACAATACTATTTGTAAAGCAAgcacttaaaaaaatctattcatgAATCTGTTTACTACAtagtgatggagagagagaaatactacTTCAATAACTATAAGGAGGACTAAgatcaagaaaaatgaatgaggggctggagagatggctcggtggtcgagagcactgtgtgctcttccaaaggacccgagttcgattcccagcaaccacatggtggctcacggccatctgtgatggggtctgatgtcctcttctagcaggcatatatgcaaacagaatattgtatccataataaataaataaatattttcaaaaaaaagaaaaatgaataaaataaaacatattaaatgaaaaaatgtcaacatcaccaaaaaagcaaaaatggaatGATCCTAGTTCTCACGGGAAGGATTACTACATTTTATACTTTAGCAGTGAAAGTGTGGAAGaccaccctcctcccctcccccgtgGAATCAAATACTTTGAACATAAGGCCTAGAATTCTGGCCACACTCCAGgagtttatataaaaattaccAGGTActcctatttttaaaacaaggtacCTTTGATTGGTTCTtacttgaaagattttttttttcttcatgacagAAAATACTGCTGAAGGCAGTTTTTATTCTTATCTCCtggaaagggtttatctcacaCAGCAGACCATCCTGAGACGGTCACTGCTCCATACAGTTGCTCACACATTGCTCACACACAGTTGCCGAGCTTATAGCTGCAGCCACGCACAAAGGACAGGCTCTTCCCTGTCCACCGTTTCCTAAGCTCTCTGTGGAGAGTCTAGTTTAGCCAACATAGAACAGCAGATGATATGGACTTGCGCACATCATGCTCCTTCCCTGGCCCATAGacaccttgttctttgagaccCCTCTGCAGCACCTGCAGTATCCTCCCGAATGACCAATTCTCCTGATCAGCCATGTGGAGTCGGACAGAGGTCTGCACTCATTTGGGACACGCAAACAGGCCGCAGTCAAAAGTTCTGCTCAAACCCTTTCTTCATCTTGCATCCCTCCCTAGGCTCCCACAAGTTTGGGAGGCAAGCACACTATCGTCATTAAGAAGCCTGAGGTTTGGAATCAGATAAAATTTCCAAACTCACATCCTATGTTGACTGCCTGTTGCATTATCTGAgcctccattttctcatctgtcacACAGGAAGGCTGCCCCAAGGGTCATGTGAGAAATGCCGTATTTGTGAAAAGTATACAGGAAATGCTTGGTGTGCAGTACTTCGTGGCCAGCTGTCGGTGCTTAACAGCAGACGTTACTTGATGAGTCCAAATGAATGGGATTTAGGTCCAGTTTCCCAGGTTCTCGGCCCTGACCACGCTTAAACGGGAAACCCAGGAGCCCTTACCGGACACAGCGATGAGACAGGAATCCTGGTTAGGTGAACAGGTGATGTTTGTTCTGCATGGGGAAACTGGGTCTAAACAGTTGTAGCAGGTGAGGCTAACACCTagagttagaaagaaagaaagactgttgGGTTCCATTAAACCAACAATGACTTAGGCAGACCTTATCAGTGAGCACAGGTTTGGGTCAGCttgttttaatcttttgtttatttggagggttttttttgttttgtttttttttgtttttcaagacagggtctctccaggCAGCCCCGGCTGTCCAAGAATTTGgtctgtagacgaggctgaccttgaactcgcggagatccacctacctctgcctcctgagggtgcCTTTGgccgccaccactacctgacttTCTATTTTAGTCAAGATTTTGACAATTTCAGAGTTGCATACAATATATTGTAAGCACGTTCTTCATACTCCCCTCTTGCCTCCCCACTTCCACGGTGACTGACTTTCattgtggtgggggtgggggtggttgtTCTTTTCCTACAGGACTGCCTGAGGTTCAGCCATGGTTAGGATTGACGCAGTAACCATTTAAACTGGAAAGTTTGTGACATTttggagaaaagaacaaagaaaaaaaccacagagaaaccctgtctcNNNNNNNNNNNNNNNNNNNNNNNNNNNNNNNNNNNNNNNNNNNNNNNNNNNNNNNNNNNNNNNNNNNNNNNNNNNNNNNNNNNNNNNNNNNNNNNNNNNNNNNNNNNNNNNNNNNNNNNNNNNNNNNNNNNNNNNNNNNNNNNNNNNNNNNNNNNNNNNNNNNNNNNNNNNNNNNNNNNNNNNNNNNNNNNNNNNNNNNNNNNNNNNNNNNNNNNNNNNNNNNNNNNNNNNNNNNNNNNNNNNNNNNNNNNNNNNNNNNNNNNNNNNNNNNNNNNNNNNNNNNNNNNNNNNNNNNNNNNNNNNNNNNNNNNNNNNNNNNNNNNNNNNNNNNNNNNNNNNNNNNNNNNNNNNNNNNNNNNNNNNNNNNNNNNNNNNNNNNNNNNNNNNNNNNNNNNNNNNNNNNNNNNNNNNNNNNNNNNNCACAAAGGGGCAAGGAGGAGATTGGGGAAATGAGGTCCCTTGTCAGCTgataggaaaacaagaaaaaaaatacaaccacCCAACTCCATCAGAGGAAGCAGGTGGCCACTGATGCCCTTCCCCCCGGGGAAGGAAACCCCTGTTAAGTTCGAACCAGGGGCTAACTAGACAATGCTTCCTCCAGTCTTAACAGATACTAGCAGGCACCCCACCAGGACGTTGTCTGTGACTCTGTGACAGGCTCCCTAGACAATCCCCACCCCAGACTTCCAGGGAAGAAATGCTAAATCCAGGAGGAACAGAAAAGGCCTCCAACGGGTTCTCAGAGTTAATTCTGGGTTTCCAGGAAGCAATAGAGAGCTTGTCTGAGCTCATGAAGCCAACTCCCTAGGTGTCTGGATTCCAGGAAAACGACAATTGCCAAGAGGCTCAGAGCCCCCAGAGGTGAAAGGGCACAGCCTCCCCCTCTAGCGAACACCTCTGGGCGCATTTCCTCCTACTTCACATTCATCTagattccttcctcctttctccgcTGTGTAGGTGGAAGCCCTACTGGCATCCACATACGTGTTTGGAATCTCCAGCTCGGAGCTCCATTCCAGACCTCCGTCAGCACCCCCAGCAGCATCTTCACTGGAGCCCACCCTCAGTGCTCCAAGGAGcatcccccccccatccccactgGAGCTGCCGGCTAAAGTCAGTCCCTCCCTGGGGCTGCTCAAGAGACACCTAGAGGCTAAACAAGACTTGGTCGCCACATCTGCCACGTGATTCCTCCGGCCCCTCCAAGGGCCACCCAGGAGTGCTTTGCTCTGTTCATTAAACCAGGATTTGATTGCCTCAGTGTTGGGGGAGTAACTGGGATTCAAAACCTATCGTCCACAGTACAAGACATTCCTCCCtccccaaattaaaacaaatgttctggCTTTTCCAAGCCTTTTGAAGGTCCCCCTCTGCCTTCAGACCCTGCCACACCCCTGACATTAAATAAATCACATTCGAGACCGTGTGAACCAAGGTTCCCAAAAAAAAGCTGGAGGCTTAACTGAGTCTTCTTTGGAGCTGATTAACTAGGCTTCAAGGACGGTGATGAGTTTGGAACGTGACATCCAGAATCAAATTCCTTGGAGTCTTCCTCAGTCCTCTTAGCCATGTATGGCCCCACTCCGTACTTGACCAAGCAGTTTGTGACTGTTAGGTAAATTGTTTGGAATGTACAGACTGAACACTGGG includes:
- the Cd59 gene encoding CD59 glycoprotein — encoded protein: MRVQRQLIALLLLAVFCSTGVSLTCYNCLDPVSPCRTNITCSPNQDSCLIAVSGRQIYQQCWKYSDCNSMFILSRLDLLNVQYRCCQLDMCNKKLKEDARGEATSLSGKTALLGTSVLAAIWRLCF